The Sparus aurata chromosome 15, fSpaAur1.1, whole genome shotgun sequence genomic interval ACACTGAGgtgttgttgtcttcattgttaatcACCAGGTAAAGTAGAAAAGGTATATTTAGGTTATGTTTAGTTACATACGTCCACTTTTTTCCATGAACAAAATTACAGATTTGTCTTGGTTGTGAATATTACAAAAGGTCTAGTCGTTTTGAGACATTTTCATGTGGAAATGTTACATACTctctttaaataatttttttcttttgcaatagTCATGTAACATCCTGTTGGCTAATGAATGTTGTCTATTGTGAACATGCTGTATTCTTACTTTAGCCTGACTGTGAGTATATCATATGGAAACAACAAACTTTCACCAGCAGAGAGAATCTTTTCAAGGCAGCGGACAATTTCAACCTTAGTTACCCAGGTAAACAAAGGAGTacgacaaaaacaaagtcattctGCATCATAGCACTGCTCAAatgcttaaaatgttttaaattattaCTCTGCAATTAGACAAAGAGACATTAACTCCCTGTCAGGCCCTGTAACACTGGTCACTGTGCAAGGGATTTGacaagatttgtgtttgtgattactAACGGTTGGACTCACTTGAGAAGAGTGGCTCCAGAATAAACCGTCCTATACGAGAGACCCAGACCGGTACGAAGAGGAGCTTCTGCATCCAGAGCACATTAGAGTGGTACAGTCCGCCAGAGATCTGAAAGAGAAATAGatgaaagaaacatttaataagTATAGATGATGAAAGTTATGCATTAAAcattataattaataaaaatTACATATTTGAAAAGTCAAAGTACTAGCCAACATTAACCGGTACACTTCTTGTACACAAGAAGTCGGCTACTCACCAGTCCACTGAGTGCAAGTAGCCACATGAAGGGACTGGAAGTCAGCAGCTGAAaaacagaaggaggagagaggaggacagaggcaATCAAGGTCAACGTGTATAAAAGCAAGTATTCTCAAGTATGCATAACCAGGAAGATAAAAGCTAAATATTCCCATTAACATTAAAAGAATACAGGCTTACCTGCAAGCCTACTATATAGACCAAAGACTTGTTGGTGATGTGGATGTGGCTCAGGACCTGTGTGACCTGCATCCTGGGGATCAACAGGTAGAAAGgcacaaacagagagaagacTGGAGCGAGCCTGTGAGAGGAGAAGGGACAGACAGAATAGATTTTGTTCAAGGGTTCTTCAGAAAAGTCAGTGAAACAGCAGTGCTCAAAATATTTTAGACAATCTGGGAAAGAAGATGTTGTGTTTGGGGTGTTGGGCTTTTGGAAATGTATTACTTTACTGTCTTACTTTCTCTGTTTAATGCATGTCGGTTTCACTAAGTTTGTCgagcctttttatttttcttccttttgtgTAGGTGGATTGTACACTGCTGTCACAGTCCACCACCATCTAAATACCGTGTACCCAAACATAATGCAGTGAGGGGattaagacattaaaaaatgaatactgCCCAGGGCTTACATGGTGATATGTGggatgaaaaataaagattttctACTTTAGTTACACtttatttgaactttgctttaaCACATCATAAACCTAACTAAATGCCAGGGTGTTCATATTTTAATTGCAGGATCCACATTGGCTGTAAAAGCGACAGAAAAGCGTTTCACTTTTCGGGGATGCAGAACAGTGACTGGGCTACTCACAGTCCTGCAGGCAGTTCCTCCACCTCATAGTCAAATAGAAACTGGAAAGCCTGAGCAAGCAGGAAGTCCATCAGCGCAGAGAGACACCAAGTACCCAACAGGAAGGACTAGAGGTAGGAGGAACATCATAAGCGGTGGTTAGCACGTCTAGAAAACTGAAGTCTTGTGCAGATGCTCAAAAATGTTTCAAGTCAGTGCCAAACGGCAATTACACAGATGAGGAAGTTGTGCGTTCTCTTCCCTAAAAGATGAAGCAGCTACACAGGTGAACATTACATCAATTCTTATTGTGGAAAGTACTTGTAAATGAGGATAAATAATCCACAAGCAATCCCAGTGTCACAGAACATGTCAAATCTGTGATACAGTGACAATTTATCATATTGTCTATTCAAGATTTCGGGCTATTCTAGTTCAGCTAAGAATATCAGCTAATTTATTAAATGTGTACTCTGTGTCTCCATCTCTATTCATCTTTTAAATGGTTTCGGTACTTACAGCATACTTCCTGGAGCCGAACCTCCTCTCAAAGATTCGGAAGTTGTAGATGAGCAGGCTGCTACAGAAGGCGTCTTTCACGTCTAAACAGACCAGCCTGCCCAGCAAAAACCTCCACACCTGCAGCACGAGGGAGGGCGATagttacacatacacacatacatctaATGGCCAGCAGAAGATAGACGATTGTGACTTTGTACAGGAACGAATTTTCAGGATAACAAAGTGTATATAACCAAAGTCCTCACAGTTTCAGCGGTGTACACTACATTTCACAGGTTTAGCCTGTTATCATGTGACAGAAATTCCTTAGGTCATGTGATGATAACAGAGGCAACACCAGGACAACTGCACATGAGGCTCATCTAAAAGCAATCAGTGGGCCTTGAATTAAAGTGATGTTTTCAGACTTATTCCCATGGTCAAGAATGATCTATCATGGCTCATTTTAATACAATATCCCAGTCATATAACATACTGGGGGTTGGTTTCTCTGTTTGAAACACTGAAATCACTGCTACTTGTTCAACTGTGTCTAAACTAGGGGTCGACCGATCCCTCTTTTTGAGGGCCAATACCGCTAAACATTACTAGAAATCAAGGAGTGGAAACGAATATTTGGGGCCAATATTCATTGGCAGTAAAAATGATGCTGACCGTCGGCCTTCCTCTATGAGTGACCCTAGTCTAAAACAAAGTGAATCCAAGTGTCTTTGAAAACTTTTGCCCTCATAATGTACTATTCTGACACAAACACTCTATTTGGAGACACTGGGTGATGGTTTCAGTCCCTCACCAACACAGATACTGGAGACATACCTGGTGCTGCTGTGTGACAGCCTGCAGGTTGTACACAAACATTTCTTGGTAGTGTGGCAGCAGGGTGAGCATAACAGTCAGCCCATTGAGAACCAGCAGGAGGCCTTTAGACAGAGGAGCCTTATCTgtgcaacacacaaacacatcatggTTCGTTTACGACGTGAAAAAACACATTGGCGCCTGCTATAGAGAGCAGCTTTGCATGTAAGGCAGATAAGTTTGTTGTTGAAGGAGAGACTAGCGGTGAATTTGGCTCACAGTCTGCTCAGTATTACACATTTAGCTAGTTATTCAGAAGATCCACTTTAAACAAAAACGATTAGTTTTCGCGATGACACCTTAGCCGAATTAATCGGCTGCATGCGGAAACACAATGTAATGTTAGGTTGTTGATGACGACGGCTAAAGACAGCCGTAACAGATAAATACAGCCTCTAGTAAATGAATGACagctgaatgctaacatcagctagctaagctagctgccgTTTGAGCGGTGAGGGGTTGCGGCTGCTCGACTGACATTTAACGCTGTTTCCGGGATACTTACACAGGCCCCGAGAGCCGGTGGTGGTGAACATGATGTCTAGGTGAGCTATGGGGTCCAAACGAGGGCAGATAATTCCAAGGCAGCATAAAACTAACACTCAAACAGCGAAATGAAGTTGGAGAAAGGATCCATgctgggagaggaagagaaagggggAAAGGGAAGCTTCTACAGAAGCCCACTGCGGTCAAACCAgccgtggttcgcgtttgcCTGTCCAATCAGCCGCACCTTTTTTCAGTGCGCAAATGGACTTACGTTTACGGTAATCGTAATGAACCcactctgaagagctgctggtagtgactgtggggcagactgcagtctcacagtcagacacatgaaacatacgatacttttacagtaattattcccggtaataaactgaagggaTCACAGATGTATCTTTCCGTATTTCAAAGTCAAGGACGGCGTgaggaaagcaaaaaaacaaacaaaaaaacattgtttccataagtagcccaagattcatatactgctgaacttagtacttcctaaACTATTGGCATGCATGATattaagtacttttactgtgtacttttcaaGTAATActtaaataatgataatgaaaactGTCTAACAGCCATGGATATTAGACTCGTACTGCTTGAAATCTATACAGCCGAGAGTGTGAGTCTGTTTGTGAGCAGCACAACATTTCCTAATGATCTGACAGAAAACATCTAACAACACCAAGATTGTAAAACAAGTTTGACTCATTTGATGCGACTGTTATGACCGGGGCCTAGGGGAGACCCTGGTCCTacatgaaaatgagactcccATCTTCCTGTCCCCCAAGCACTACAGCAGTTGagcatttttaaatggttttattcaaaacacagaTCTTGTACACAATCAAccatgctggcagtctgggacAACAGAGGAGAGCTGCCGGGAGCTGTGTCCACAAAACTTGATTACAGGAAATCAGGATTCAGTTCAGGAAACCTTTGTCCAACTCATCCTCAGCAGCCTGTTCCTCTGCACACACTTTCAGCTCCTGGCTGCTCTCGTTCTAAAGAAACGAACAGTGACCATCAGTACTCTGCAGATATATCCACCATGTTTGATCCCCTTCGTGAAGTACAGGTGAAAGATACTCACACTTTTCCTTAAGGCTCCACTGGCAGCTTGTCTCCAATGTTTGGCTCATCATGGACCGTCCATCACCTGTGAGATGAGAAGGAAGAGCAGTGGTAGTTTcatgtctctttgtggaggttttgtgcgTATTTTGTTGaagttttttgtgaatttgaggaggtttttgtgtatttgtggaggtttaatgtgtatttgtggaggttttgtttgtatttgtagaAGTGTTTAGTGAATTTGTGGAGGTCTGTAgatattttgtgtgtatttgtggaagtttttagtgaatttgtggaggttttgtgtgtcattgtggaggttttgtgtcaTTGTAGAGGTTTTGAGTCtttttgtggaggttttgagtgtcattgtggaggttttgtgtgtcattgtggaggttttgagtctttttgtggaggttttgtgtgtcattgtggaggtttcgtgtgtcattgtggaggttttttgtgaatttgtgaagTTTTGTGGAGTTTTTACGTGTACTTatggttttgtgtgtcattatAAAGATTTTTAGTCTTTGTGGGAGattttgagtgtatttgtggaagttttgtgtgtttttgtgggagattttgagtgtatttgtggaagttttgtgtgtatctgtaaaaagcatttaacgtgtgtatacactgagagccacaacattagaaccagtgacaggtgaaataataacatttatcaTTGTGTTCAAATGCcatgttctgctgtgaaaccatgagtcctagcattcatgtggatgtctctttgagaaacaccagtcacccaaacacagctgcagaccgagtacaccccctcatggcagcagcacaccttgatggcagtgccccccccagcaggacaacccgatgaacgtgggaaagagctcaaggtgtcaaactggcctccagattcccaAGATCTCAAGacaactgagcttccactggatgcagtcagagccaagaacgatccatcggggccccaacgtggatgggagttggttccGGCTCATCCCatagatgctcaactggattgggatctggagaatgaggaggccagtttgacacctagcgttctttgccatgagggggtgcagttggtctgaacggtgtttgggtgggtggtgtttgtcaaagaggctccacagaaatgacagaactcaaagtttcccagcagaacattggattgtaacaagatgatcaatgctcacttcactgtcagttgttttaatgttgtggctgaacactgtatatatacatgttgaataaaatataatcatattatttatattatatataaatgaggTGAAATAAATGCGGGCGTTCtaaacagacagactgtttatatttcctctcagtaaagaaaACCCATTTAACATGTTAAACTGAAACAAGGCCAGTTGCCTACTATATAGCCCTTAGTAAAACCCATTTAAAATACTACTTTTACTTCCTTCTTTTATTTCCCACTGAAGTAACTTGTACATTGCTTGTTTGCAaagttgttttcctttttaattagcttattttaaaagacaaagagaaaaagagggagagagactagTGTCCCAACAGTGACACTGTAGTGGCTTCTGGTTAGGGTTAGCGTCAGTATTCAACGACTAGTGAATGAGACTCGACCAGCCTctagaatcatttactgatcctagagtattaatgaacagcaactgacaaatctcacactttctgcctttaatttttgcacctctattgcactgaccttgttagaccaggtgtctctcctctccgggtctgatcaccatacaggtcagagctgtttcacttaaagctgaagacaagtcccactgttcacctAGAGAAGGGAGGAAGTGATTTAGTATAACATGATTACTACATGCATAtgtgtctgtatatatatattctgattGTAACAGGAAAAAAGAAGCTGTAATCAGAGTACAGACACATCCGGCAAAAAGGGGATTTCTTACAGAATCATAATTTTATAATAAAGAATGATATAGTGGTCTGTATCTGTGTAGAGActcacatcactctgcactgtaaaatctactataatctgatttaataaatgtgttttttaaaggtaaaccaaaagtaaaccaaatgtattaagtcctgagaacatttagtgctttataCACGagtaaaatgattttaaagtctatcttttgaaacacagggagt includes:
- the ubac2 gene encoding ubiquitin-associated domain-containing protein 2; translated protein: MFTTTGSRGLYKAPLSKGLLLVLNGLTVMLTLLPHYQEMFVYNLQAVTQQHQVWRFLLGRLVCLDVKDAFCSSLLIYNFRIFERRFGSRKYASFLLGTWCLSALMDFLLAQAFQFLFDYEVEELPAGLLAPVFSLFVPFYLLIPRMQVTQVLSHIHITNKSLVYIVGLQLLTSSPFMWLLALSGLISGGLYHSNVLWMQKLLFVPVWVSRIGRFILEPLFSSSQPTSETPLGMGATLDIQRQQRMDMLDQQLLLAQYNEARRNTRQQPQSGLFQWTRFFPSLRRRGQNRPPVQPRPQAQTPPSTQQPLLDNSPVAEEQVARLVEMGFSRIDALEALRASNNDINMATNFLLQH